The following coding sequences are from one Roseburia hominis A2-183 window:
- a CDS encoding NAD(P)/FAD-dependent oxidoreductase: MKNYDVIIIGAGPSGIFCAYELIHAKKDLKVLMIEKGRRIENRECPKRKTKVCVGCKPCSITTGFAGAGAFSDGKLSLSPDVGGNLPEILGYDKTVELLKESDDIYLKFGADSKVYGVDKEKEIREIRRKAIMANLKLIECPIRHLGTEEGYKIYSRLQEHLLEEGVEMEFGTMVKDIIIEDNQVKGIITDKDETYTAAEVISAVGREGADWFSHICNQHDIETKVGTVDIGVRVEVRDEVMEFLNENLYEAKLVYHTPTFDDKVRTFCTNPSGEVATEYYDNGLAVVNGHAYKSKDLKTNNTNFAILVSKNFTKPFKTPIEYGKQIAQLSNMLCDGRILVQTFGDFKRGRRTTEERLCRNNLIPTLKDAVPGDLSLVFPHRIMVDIEEMLMALDKVTPGIASDETLLYGVEVKFYSNKVVVNSDFETSVKGLRAIGDGASVTRGLQQASANGISVARSILKNIM; encoded by the coding sequence ATGAAGAATTATGATGTGATCATTATAGGAGCCGGTCCTTCCGGAATTTTTTGTGCGTATGAGCTGATTCATGCGAAAAAGGATCTGAAAGTGTTAATGATTGAAAAAGGAAGACGGATTGAGAACCGTGAATGTCCGAAGCGTAAGACCAAGGTATGCGTGGGATGCAAGCCGTGTTCCATCACGACCGGATTCGCCGGTGCGGGAGCTTTCTCCGATGGCAAGCTGTCCTTATCGCCGGATGTCGGCGGCAACCTGCCGGAGATTTTAGGCTACGATAAGACCGTGGAGCTGTTAAAGGAATCGGATGATATTTATCTGAAATTCGGTGCGGATTCCAAGGTGTACGGTGTGGATAAAGAGAAGGAAATCCGCGAGATCCGTAGAAAAGCGATCATGGCGAACCTAAAGCTGATCGAATGCCCGATCCGTCATCTCGGCACGGAGGAAGGCTACAAGATCTATTCCAGACTGCAGGAGCACCTGTTAGAGGAAGGGGTCGAGATGGAGTTTGGCACCATGGTCAAGGACATCATCATCGAGGACAACCAGGTCAAGGGTATCATTACCGACAAGGATGAGACATACACGGCAGCAGAGGTCATCTCCGCTGTGGGACGTGAGGGTGCAGACTGGTTCTCCCATATCTGCAATCAGCATGATATTGAGACAAAGGTCGGCACTGTGGACATCGGTGTGCGCGTCGAGGTGCGCGATGAGGTGATGGAGTTCTTGAATGAGAACCTCTACGAGGCGAAGTTAGTGTACCATACGCCGACGTTCGATGATAAGGTGCGTACCTTCTGTACCAACCCGTCCGGCGAGGTTGCAACCGAATACTACGACAACGGACTGGCGGTAGTCAACGGCCACGCCTACAAGTCCAAGGATTTAAAGACCAACAATACCAACTTTGCCATTCTGGTATCGAAGAACTTCACAAAGCCTTTTAAGACGCCGATCGAATACGGCAAGCAGATCGCACAGCTCTCCAATATGCTCTGTGACGGCAGGATTCTGGTGCAGACATTCGGAGACTTTAAGCGTGGCAGAAGAACGACGGAGGAGCGCCTGTGCCGTAACAACCTCATCCCGACCTTAAAGGATGCGGTACCAGGAGATCTCTCCTTAGTATTCCCGCACCGGATCATGGTGGATATCGAGGAGATGCTGATGGCTCTCGACAAGGTAACGCCGGGTATTGCAAGTGATGAGACACTGCTCTACGGTGTGGAGGTCAAGTTCTACTCCAATAAGGTAGTGGTAAACTCTGACTTCGAGACGAGTGTCAAGGGACTCCGTGCGATCGGAGACGGCGCGTCCGTGACGAGAGGACTGCAGCAGGCATCCGCGAACGGAATTTCTGTGGCGAGAAGTATCTTGAAAAATATCATGTAG
- a CDS encoding peptidylprolyl isomerase — protein MRKRWAMGMTACVCALSMALTGCQIGNKDIVVSGTLSSRQVFTLDKSACSLKEAKVYLANYQNIYGTAYTIDLWQHDFGDASLLDYVKDITLEELTRVYTMDLLAQSQEVTLSEDETAKVAEAAKEYYASLSEDETAYMDVAEADIAEYYTHYALAQKLYHSLTNGVNEEVSDDEARVMEIMQIYVTDEDRAHEVEQKLAQGDDFASVANNYNELSAIQVTVSRDDLPDEVEEVAFQLDDNAVSGMIAAGNGYYFIKCLNKYNEELTEANKSNIVEKREKEAFDDVYNEFVASLSSRLNTDLWDGIELTTDGSIQTNSFFAVFEKYCGEI, from the coding sequence ATGAGAAAAAGATGGGCGATGGGAATGACAGCGTGCGTATGCGCGCTGTCAATGGCTCTTACGGGATGCCAGATTGGCAATAAAGATATTGTGGTCTCGGGAACGCTAAGCAGCAGGCAGGTGTTTACACTGGACAAGTCTGCATGCAGCTTAAAGGAGGCAAAGGTATATCTGGCAAATTATCAGAATATCTATGGAACAGCATATACGATTGACCTCTGGCAGCATGACTTTGGAGACGCATCCCTGCTTGACTATGTGAAGGACATCACGCTGGAGGAGCTCACCCGTGTATACACGATGGATCTGCTGGCACAGTCGCAGGAAGTGACGCTCTCGGAGGATGAGACTGCGAAGGTGGCGGAAGCGGCAAAGGAATATTATGCATCCCTCTCGGAGGATGAGACCGCCTATATGGACGTCGCCGAGGCGGATATTGCGGAGTATTATACGCACTATGCGCTGGCGCAGAAGCTGTATCATTCACTGACGAACGGTGTCAACGAGGAGGTCAGCGACGATGAGGCGCGCGTGATGGAAATCATGCAGATTTATGTCACGGACGAAGACCGGGCGCACGAGGTGGAGCAGAAGCTGGCGCAGGGGGATGATTTTGCCTCCGTCGCCAACAATTATAACGAATTGTCGGCGATTCAGGTGACGGTATCGAGGGATGATCTGCCCGACGAGGTGGAGGAGGTGGCATTTCAGCTGGACGACAATGCCGTCTCCGGAATGATCGCTGCCGGAAATGGATACTATTTTATCAAGTGCCTGAATAAATATAATGAAGAGCTGACGGAAGCGAATAAGTCCAATATTGTGGAAAAACGTGAAAAAGAAGCATTTGACGATGTCTACAATGAATTTGTCGCATCGTTATCCTCGAGGCTGAACACGGATCTGTGGGATGGAATTGAGCTTACCACGGATGGCAGTATTCAGACGAACAGCTTTTTTGCGGTATTTGAGAAGTATTGCGGTGAGATCTGA
- a CDS encoding MATE family efflux transporter → MTKDMTSGSPMKLILGFSVPLLFGFLFQQFYNLVDTLIVGRFLGVDALAAVGSTGSLNFLIIGFCMGVSNGFAIPLAHRFGAGDYKAMRAFMMNAVYLAVIFSAVMTVFTVAFCRPILQLMQTPENIIDDAYTYIVIIFAGIPATYLYNLVSGVIRSMGDSKTPLIFLALAAFVNIGLDLLLIIVFPMGVAGAALATVISQAFSGIACVIYSKRKFEILHTDEEERKVNKGYMKTLCGMGVPMGLQYSITAIGSVILQSAVNTLGSNAVASMTAGSKIGMFFCCPYDALGSTMATYGGQNVGAKKLDRLSGGLKAAGILGIGYSILAFVVLWLCGNQLAMFFVESAQAEVIANVRLFLVCNSAFYIPLAFVNIVRFLIQGMGYSKFAILAGVFEMAARTLVGFVFVPMFGYPAACFASPVAWIFADCFLFPAYFHVLKKTKKMLSEPVRTSVA, encoded by the coding sequence ATGACGAAAGATATGACAAGCGGTTCACCGATGAAGCTCATTTTAGGATTTTCGGTGCCGCTGTTGTTTGGATTTTTGTTTCAGCAGTTTTATAATCTGGTGGATACCCTGATTGTTGGAAGATTTCTGGGAGTGGATGCACTTGCGGCAGTGGGATCGACCGGTTCGCTGAACTTTCTGATTATTGGATTCTGCATGGGAGTGTCCAACGGTTTTGCCATTCCTCTGGCGCACCGGTTTGGAGCCGGCGATTATAAGGCAATGCGTGCGTTTATGATGAATGCAGTCTATCTGGCGGTGATCTTTTCTGCGGTCATGACGGTGTTTACGGTGGCATTCTGCCGGCCGATCTTACAGTTGATGCAGACGCCGGAGAATATTATTGATGACGCCTACACCTACATTGTTATTATTTTTGCGGGGATTCCGGCAACCTATCTGTACAATCTGGTGTCCGGCGTGATAAGGTCGATGGGTGACAGCAAGACGCCTCTGATTTTTCTGGCGCTGGCTGCATTTGTGAATATCGGACTGGATCTGCTTTTAATCATTGTATTTCCGATGGGAGTTGCCGGAGCAGCGCTTGCAACTGTGATCTCGCAGGCATTTTCCGGTATCGCGTGCGTCATCTACAGCAAGAGAAAGTTTGAGATCCTGCACACCGATGAGGAAGAGCGGAAAGTGAATAAGGGCTACATGAAAACCCTCTGCGGCATGGGTGTGCCGATGGGATTACAGTATTCGATCACCGCGATCGGCAGCGTGATCCTACAGAGCGCAGTCAACACGCTCGGATCGAATGCCGTGGCATCCATGACGGCGGGAAGCAAGATCGGTATGTTCTTCTGCTGCCCGTATGATGCGCTCGGTTCTACAATGGCAACCTACGGCGGACAGAACGTGGGAGCGAAGAAGTTAGACCGCTTGAGCGGCGGATTAAAAGCGGCGGGAATTCTGGGAATCGGATATTCGATTCTGGCGTTTGTGGTGCTGTGGCTTTGCGGCAATCAGCTTGCCATGTTTTTCGTGGAGAGTGCACAGGCGGAGGTCATTGCAAATGTAAGGCTGTTTCTGGTATGCAACAGTGCCTTCTACATTCCGTTGGCTTTCGTGAATATTGTACGCTTTTTGATTCAGGGTATGGGATACAGCAAGTTTGCAATTCTGGCAGGCGTCTTTGAGATGGCGGCGCGTACCCTGGTCGGATTTGTGTTTGTTCCGATGTTCGGCTATCCGGCAGCGTGCTTTGCAAGCCCGGTCGCATGGATTTTTGCTGACTGTTTCCTGTTCCCGGCATATTTCCATGTGTTGAAGAAGACGAAGAAAATGTTGAGCGAGCCTGTCCGCACGAGCGTGGCATAG